The genomic DNA TATGTGTGCCGGGGGAACGTCTCGCAAGTGCTGAACACCATCGGGCAGGATTTGGAACTTATGTAAAACGAGGATATATATTTGCATCATTAGCTGGCATGGTTCGGAGCGAACAAAATGACAAGGATATAATTACTGTATCTGTGCGATCCAAGCACCATCAACAACTTCTCCCACAAATCGATTCCATAGTCACTTGTAAAGTCACAGGAATCAGCGGTCGCTTTGCAAAATGTTTAATTACAGCCGTTAATAACGCGAGGTTGTCCGAGCCATTGCGAGGCATCATAAGACGTGAGGACGTACGTGCAAAGGACattgaaaaagttgaaattcCGAAATGTTTTCGTCCCGGTGATGTAGTTTTAGCAAAAGTTTTGTCACTAGGTGATGCATCATCTTATTTGTTAACTACAGCGGAAAATGGACTCGGTGTTGTTCTTGCACGTAGTGAAGCCGGAGAACTGATGTTGCCTATCAGTTGGCAAGAAATGCAATGTCCTGTTTCGTATGTAAAAGAATCGCGTAAAGTTGCAAGACCACAGGAAcattatttaaaacaataagATGTAGATTCTGGTAAAACATCATTGTTTCCCTGTCTTCTCAGTAAAAATCGGTGATGTTTCATCCTtctcatttgaaaatattgctcTCTGCGAAGTCAACTATTCCAATCATGTCGGTTACTAGCATTTCAATATAAATTCTCTCCTTATTAGAACATTCTTTGTTATTGCGTATTCTATCGTATCGTTTGATAGAAAGTGCTGCAGCTATTTACTTGGTTGGTTTTGAATATTGGAACTATAATTTTGCAGTTAAATTCATCAAACTTCGTTTAGATGTGTAATTTTCAAACTTGCCTATTCTACTAAGTATAAAATCTTAGTTTAAGTTacaaataacataataaaaatgTGTGTATTTATTTTCCATGGATATTCACATGTTGCTccgaaatttattattttttgtgccATTCCCAGTAACACACTATTTTTGGTTGTCCTTATTAtcactatttttaatttttattaaaattttggcATCTGATTATCAAAACAAATTAATGAGGAAATGTTAATTAAAATGGGTGGTcttaattaaaacaatatttataaatgagtAAAGAAAAACAGTTCCACAAAAAAACTTCTGATTAAGCTTGAAATGTTATCGAAGAAATTCTAAGTTTCGCTcatggaaaataaaaatgagtattaaacaatatttattatcaacattCGAAATTGGAAagataacaaaacgatttgtttgtaaatttttttttataaaagaatTGTTTCTCTCTGCATTCATGtcaatattgacaaacttatttgtaaatttgaatATAGAAAATTCAACTTCTGAAACTGAAAAATCTGTCCttgttaaaaatagtttcaaaGTCATGAcgatttatttcaaattgaatttccaTTTTGTATGAATTGTCTTACATTTACAATCATATCTTTTTTTCCAGGTCAAATGATTGTTAGATAGGGAATACTTTCTTTATTTCCAATATGTTAATTTTCAAAAAGCTGTCGTTGCGGCCGTTTCCATATCTTTCAGTTCGATTCAAATCTTTAAAACCATACTCTAAGCACGCATTTTTATCAGgtgattatgacatcacaaagaCATTTCCTAAAGACTCTTATGAATTTAATTACATACGAAACCTTGCTAATGGAATTAAGAATAAAGATCGGGCCACACTCGCTCGTGCTATAACTTTAGTTGAATCAACaaataaacagaaaaaattgATGGGACAGATTTTGCTACAATTGGTAATATCGGAAACATCAAGATCTTCGCAAAAATCTTTTCGAATCGGACTTTCTGGACCCCCAGGTGCAGGGAAGTCTACATTCATTGAAACAATGGGAAGCTACCTTACTGAAAAACATGATTTAAAAGTCGCAATTCTAGCTGTAGACCCCTCTTCAAGTCGAACAGGGGGGTCACTTCTCGGAGATAAAACAAGAATGACAAACTTGTCTCGTAATCCGAAAGCATACATTCGTCCTTCACCTGCTCAGGGTACACTAGGTGGTGTAACACGAAACACTACTGAAGCTATGATATTATGTGAAAGCGCtggttatgatgtcataatagtAGAAACCGTCGGTGTCGGTCAAAGTGAAGTCGCGGTTGCAGACATGACTGATTTATTTGTATTGCTCATACCACCAGCTAGTGGTGACGAACTTCAGGGCATCAAAAGAGGGATTATAGAGATGACAGATCTAGtagtaataaataaagctgatgGCGATTTACTTCCAGCTGCTAGAAGACTACAATCAGAATACACGAGCGCTTTGAAATTTATACCACGTAAACATAATTTTTGGAGACAACGGGTACGCAGAGTGTCATCTATAACAGAAGAAGGTATCTCTGAACTGTGGTCCGTGATGCAAATATTTCACGAGGAAATGATTAAAAGTGGGACTTTTGAATCATTGCGTAGAAATCAAAGAGCCATTTGGATGTGGAATcatataaaagataatatttTGGAAGATTTTGCGAGTGATTATGATGTATCGAAAGCGCTTCCAAGTTTGGAAGAACAagttaaaaattgtaaaatgacTCCTGGCCTTGCAGCAGATTTATTATTAAactgtttatttaaaaaagatgaTAAAAATAGATAACATGAATGCAGTTCATTTTGCCGTTTTTCTTCATTCTTTAGT from Styela clava chromosome 12, kaStyClav1.hap1.2, whole genome shotgun sequence includes the following:
- the LOC120329318 gene encoding exosome complex component CSL4-like, with the translated sequence MAELLKSSQICVPGERLASAEHHRAGFGTYVKRGYIFASLAGMVRSEQNDKDIITVSVRSKHHQQLLPQIDSIVTCKVTGISGRFAKCLITAVNNARLSEPLRGIIRREDVRAKDIEKVEIPKCFRPGDVVLAKVLSLGDASSYLLTTAENGLGVVLARSEAGELMLPISWQEMQCPVSYVKESRKVARPQEHYLKQ
- the LOC120329317 gene encoding methylmalonic aciduria type A protein, mitochondrial-like, with the translated sequence MLIFKKLSLRPFPYLSVRFKSLKPYSKHAFLSGDYDITKTFPKDSYEFNYIRNLANGIKNKDRATLARAITLVESTNKQKKLMGQILLQLVISETSRSSQKSFRIGLSGPPGAGKSTFIETMGSYLTEKHDLKVAILAVDPSSSRTGGSLLGDKTRMTNLSRNPKAYIRPSPAQGTLGGVTRNTTEAMILCESAGYDVIIVETVGVGQSEVAVADMTDLFVLLIPPASGDELQGIKRGIIEMTDLVVINKADGDLLPAARRLQSEYTSALKFIPRKHNFWRQRVRRVSSITEEGISELWSVMQIFHEEMIKSGTFESLRRNQRAIWMWNHIKDNILEDFASDYDVSKALPSLEEQVKNCKMTPGLAADLLLNCLFKKDDKNR